The nucleotide sequence GTGTAGGAGGGAGGAGTCCGGGGCCATTGGGCGTGCCTGGCCACGATAGGTTGGGTCGTGGGAGGACGGCAGTTCATCGGGCGACCGGAGTCCGGGGTCCGAGCCTTGAGGGGAGGCCTATCAGATGGAGAGCCTGCGGAGTTGCACCCGGCGCGTGCCGGCCAAGGCCGTCGTGGCGATGCTGGGGGCGTTGAGCCTGTTGCTGGCGATCGGTGGGGTTGCAGCCGCAGCGGAGTCGTGGTGGGCGCAAGCCGCCCGGCCGTATCGCGGCGTGACCATCACAGGCATCTCGGAGAGCACTCCTCCCTCAAAATACATGCAGCAAGTGCTGGCTCCGGCCTTTGAGAAAGAGACGGGCATCAAAGTCCAGTTCGAAGTGACATCCTGGGACCAGATGTACGACAAAGAGATCAAGGATATGGAGGCGGGGACGGGCGTCTACGACTTCGTCTACATCGAACAGGACATCGTCTACGCCTATCTGGCCCGCAACTTCCTGGTCGACCTGACGGAGTTCATGAAAACCCATCCCAAACTGGTCGAGCCCGAGCTCGAGATCGGGGACTTCACGTCGTTCATCAACTACTACAAGTCGGCCGAAAGCGGCGACATCTTCGGCATACCGTTCGAATCCTTCCTCAAGGTATACGTCTACCGCAAGGATCTCTTCGAAAACCCGCAGATCCGGTCCGAGTTCAAGGCCAAGTATGGGCGGGATCTGAGGCCTGCGGTCAACTTCAAGGAGTACGAGCAGATTGCGGAGTTCTTCACGGATTACGGCAAGCGCCACAACATGCAGCTGTGGGGTACGACCGTCACCGCGGGGCCGCATCCGGCCGCATTCTACGAGATGGTCGAGACGATCTGGCCGTCCTGGGGAGTCTACAATTGGGGCATCAATACCCAGACGTGGCGCGCCACTACCGCCAATGGCGGCGCTCTTGACAGTCCTCGCGCCAAAGAAGCCTTCCGGTGGTGGGTGAGCCTCCTGAAGTACGCGCCGCCTGAGGCCACCAACAGCACGTGGGACGAGGTGGCGGCCAGCATGGCCGCGGGCCGGGCTGCTCAGGGCTGGGTCTACGGCGAAAACGTCGCCTGGATCGCCACCGACGCCTCTCGGTCGCGGGTGGTGGGGAAGATCGGGGTGGCCTTACCGCCGCTCTATCCGGGAGTGATCAACGAAGCCGCCAAGGGCGAGGGGTACATTGGTTACTACGACGGCGGAGCCCTGGGCATTCCGCACTCCTCTCGCAAGAAAGAGGCAGCCTTCCTGTTCATCCAGTGGGTCGCCCGCAAGGCCGTACAGGGTGACTTCGCCGCCGCTGGTGCCCGGATCGTGCGGACATCCACGTTCGACGACCCCAAGGTGAAAGCCATCGATCCCAAGGTCGACCACTACTTCACGCTCATGAAGACGGCGGGCCCGCTCTTTGCCGGCGCTCCGCCCTTCCCGTTCCATGCTACCATCCGTGAAGTCATGCTGCCGTACATCCTAAAGGGCATTTCCGGTGAGCTGAGCCCGGAGGCCGCGCTTGATCAGGCGGCCAAAGCGGTGGACGCCGAACTTTCCAGGCTGGGGTACGGTAAGTAAGATGGCCGTCGTTTCACAGGGGATTCGCAGGGAACGCACAGCGTGGGGGCTCCTCGCCCCCACGCTCCTCATCCTGGGCTTCACGGGCCTCCTGCCCTTCGTGTACGTGCTCTACGTGGGATTCTTCGACTGGAACGTCTTCGCCCGTGTGGCGCAGCTCACGTGGGCAGGCGTTGCCAATTACCGTCAACTGGTCTTTGACACGGACTTCCTGGCCTCGTTGTGGCGCGGGATCCGCTTCACGCTCTGGGCGGTAGCGATCGAAATGGTGCTGGGCTTCGCCCTGGCTCACCTGCTGATGAAATCCTTCCGCGGCCGTGGTTTCTTTCGGGCCGTGCACGCGCTGCCCCTGACCATCGCTCCGATTGCCGTTGGCGCCACATGGCGACTCATGACGTTACCGGGGTTTGGCATCGTGCCGTACTGGCTGTCGCGATGGGGCATCGATTACAACATCGGCCGCGATGCCACCCAAGCCTTCTTCACCACCGTGGTCATGGACGTTTGGCACTGGACGCCTTTCGTGACCCTCACCTTGCTGGCAGGACTCAACGCACTTCCAAAGGAGCCCTTCGAGCAAGCCCAGGTCGACGGGGCCGGCCCATGGTACATCCTGCGCTACCTCACCCTACCGTTGCTGCGTCCGGTGCTTCTCACGGCGCTCTTCTTGCGCATCATGGACGCGCTGCGGATTGTGGACGAGGTGTGGATGCTGACGGGGGGCGGTCCTGGCACCGCGACCCGCTATGCCGGTATCCACGTGTGGCGGGTGGTCTTCCCCAAGACGGACTACGGGTACGGCTCCGCCATGTCGGTGCTGCTGCTCTACTTCACGATCGTCCTCTGCTGGCTGTTGATGACCTCCATCACGCAGGCCCGCAAAGAAGGTGCCGGGTGAGCAGGATGCGACGGGCACGCCTCGTGGCTGGCAGTTGGCGATGGTTCAAGCGATCCGGATGGCTTTACGCCGCCTGGACGCTCCTGAGCCTCGTGACGCTGTTCCCGATTTACTGGATGCTACTGGTGTCGGCCCGCACTCGACTCGAGCTGTTCTCGGAGCCTACCCTCGTCCAGAAGAGCTTCTACGCGGAAAACTACATCCGCCCGCTGCTGCGCGACATCTACGGCGCGTATCTGGGTAACTCGCTGCTGGTGGCGACCGGCAACACGTTGGTGGTCGTGGTGGCCGCGGTTCTGGCCACTTACGCGCTGTCCCGCTACCGGGTGAGCGGGGCCCAGAACATCTTCTTCTGGGCCATCACCAACCGGATGGCGCCGCCTGCCGCGTTCATGCTGCCCCTCTATCTCCTCTATACCCGGGTGATCAGGGTGGGGGACTGGTCGCTCTTCGACACGCGCATCGGGCTCATCCTGGCCTACTCGGTGTTCAACTTGCCGTTTGCGATCTGGCTGTTGAAGGGTATCGTCGACGGCATTCCAAAGGAGCTGGACGACGCGGCGATGGTCGACGGGGCGTCGCTATTCCAGGTGCTGACGAGCATTATCGTGCCTCTGGCCGCGCCGGGCATTGCCATCACGGCCTTGCTCAGCTGGATCTTCGCCTGGAACGAATACCTTTTCGCGGCCACCTTGACCAGCTCGCACGCGCGGACAATCACCACGGGCCTTGCTGAATTCGTCACCGTGGTGGGCACCAACTGGGGCGAGATGGCCGCGATGTCCGTGGTGGCCACGTTGCCGGCTCTCGTCCTGCTCGGACTGGTGCAGCAGTACATCATATCCGGGCTGACTTTCGGGGCGGTACGCGAGTAGGAGCGCGGGCCGGAGAAGGGGGAGCGTCACAGATGAGCATGCCTTCCGGCCATCCGGCCCGCAGGGCCGGATGGCAGCCGCCGTCGGCCGGGGGTAGCAAAGAGCCTCGCCCGCCCGGCTGGCTGCGGATGGAGACCAACCTCTTCGACCGGATCTTCATCGGGGGTGTGCTGTTCGTAGCGATCCACCTGCTTTGGATGCGCTTCGTGGAGGCGTATGTGCCGTTGGGGCTGGCCACAGTGCTGTCCCTGGCGCTCATGGCCGCGATCATCAGGTGGGGGTGAGGGGCCAGTATGGCGAGCGCGAAGACGATGGACGCGGTAGTCGTGCACGGCCCGAGGGACTACCGTTGGGAAAGCCGGCCGGTACCCGAGGTGGGCCCGGGCGAGGTGCTGGTCAAGGTACTGGCCACGGGCATCTGCGCCAGCGACGTCAAGACCTTCTACGGGGCGCGGGTGTGGGGGTCTGACGATATCCCTGCTTACATCGAGGCGCCGGTCATCCCCGGGCACGAGTTCATCGGGCAGGTGGTGGCGCTGGGTGAAGGGGCCGGAGAGAAGTACGGGGTCCAGGTGGGGGATCTGGCCGTCTCCGAGCAGATCGTGCCGTGCGGCCGGTGCCGCTTTTGCAGGCGGGGCCAGTACTGGATGTGCCAGCGGCACGACATCTACGGGTTCAAGAAGGATCGGGCCGAGGGCTCCTGGGCCCAGTACATGAAGTACCCGGCCAACTCGCTGGTGTACAAGGTGCCTTCGGACATGCGCCCGGAGGTCGCCGCGACCATCGAGCCGCTGGCCTGCGCCATCCACGCCGTAGAGCGAGGCGACATCCAGCTGGGTGACGTGGTGGTCATCGCCGGGATGGGGCCGATCGGGCTTTTCATGCTGCAGGTGGCCCGCATGAAAGGGCCCGGCTTGCTCATTGCGGTCGACCCCAAGCCGCACCGGCTGGAGGTGGCCAGGCAACTCGGCGCGGACCTCGTCCTCGACCCGGCCGCCGAGGATGCGGTGAAGGCCGTGCTGGATCGGACGGACGGGTACGGCTGTGACGTCTACATCGAGGCGAGCGGCGCGGGCGCCGCCATCCCTCAGGGTCTGCAGATGTTGCGCAGGCTCGGGACCTTCGTGGAGTTCAGCGTCCATGCCGGTCCGGTAGCCGTCGACTGGTCGGTCATCGGCGACGTGAAGGAGCTCAACGTCCACGGCTCGCACCTGGGGCCCTACGCCTACCCGAAAGCCATCCAGTACCTGCATACCGGCAAGGTGACGGCCGATCCCATCGTGACGCACCGGTTGCCGTTGCGCCAGTATCTCCAGGGCATCGAGATGGTGCACGAGGGCAACGAGTCGATCAAGGTCGTCTTGATTCCCGACTGAACGACCTACGGGCGGAAGGCGGGTGGACGCAGTGGGCATCCTCGATCGGCTTCGGTTGGACGGGCGGGTCGCGCTGGTGACGGGCGGCGGCCAGGGGATCGGGCGCGGCTTCGCCCTGGCGCTGGCGGAAGCCGGCGCGCACGTGGCGATCCTGGACCTCAACGAAGCGACGGCCAACGCGGTGGCCGGCGAGGTTCGGTCCAGGGGCCGGGAGGCCCTGGTGGTGGTAGGAGACGTCACGGTGGCGGCCGACTGCCGCCGTGCCGTACAGGCTGTGGTGGACCGCTGGGGAAGGCTGGACGTCGGGGTCAACAATGCCGGCGTCGGTTCATGGGCTGATGCCGAGGTATACCCCGAAGCGGAGTGGGATCGGGTCCTCGCCATCAACCTCAAGGGGGTCTTCTTGTGCGCCCAGGCTGAAGCGCAAGTGATGATCCCGCGCAAGTACGGCAAGATCATCAATACCGCCTCGATGTCGGCGCACATCGTCAACCGCCCCCAAAACCAGGTAGCCTATAATGCTTCCAAGGCGGGCGTGGTGCACCTGACCCGCACGCTGGCTGCCGAGTGGGCCCGCTACGGCATTCGGGTCAACAGCATCAGCCCCGGGTACATCCACACGCCGCTGGTGGAATCGGAGGCGGTTCGGCACCTCGTGCCCCGGTGGCTGGAGGCGACGCCGCTCGGCAGGCTTGGGGAGGTGGAGGATCTGCAGGGTGCGGTCGTCTACCTGGCGAGCGAGGCGAGCGACTTCATGACGGGCCACGACCTGGTCATAGACGGCGGCTACACCGTGTGGTAAGACGGGGGAGGCACATTGAGGAAGGAAGGAAGGGAGCTCTCCGTGCGGGCTGTCGTCATGGACCGGCCGGGGCAGGTCGAGGTGCGCGAGGTGCCCGTGCCCTTCATCGGGCCGCATGAGGTCCTGGTCAGGGTGCGGGCCGCCGGGATCTGCGGGACCGACGTGCACATCTTCCGGGGGGAGTTCGTACCCCGGTTTCCCCTTACTCCTGGCCACGAGTTTTCCGGGGAGGTCGAGGCGGTGGGCGACGCGGTGCGGGGGTTCCGCCCCGGCGACCGCGTCGCGGCCGATCCCAACGTCTACTGCGAACGGTGCTACTTCTGCAAACAAAACAAGCAAAACTTCTGCGAGAACTGGGAAGCGATCGGCGTCACGCTGCCCGGCGCCTTCGCCGAGTACGTGGCCGTGCCCGACGCCTCCCTCTTTCCCATCGCCGACGGGATGTCGTTCGCGCAAGGGGCCTTCACGGAGCCGCTCTCTTGCGTCGTATACGGGCAGCAGCGCGCCCGCCCGCCGCTCGGCGGCAGTGTGCTGATCTTCGGAGCCGGCCCCATCGGGCTACTGCACCAGCAGCTCGCCAAGAGGAACGGCGCCGGCCTGGTCGTGATGGTCGACGTGCGCCGGGACCGCCTCCAACAGGCGAAGTCCCTCGGGGCCGACCACGTCGTGCCGGCCGGAGACGGGATGGAGCAGGAACTGCGGGCCGTTGCCCCCCGGGGGTTCGAGCTCGTCGTCGAGGCGACCGGCGTGCCGGCCGTCGTGGAAAACGCCATCCGGTTCGTCCAGAACGACGGGACGCTCCTGGTCTTCGGCGTCAGCCCCAACGAGAGCAGCATCCGGGTCAACCCGTACGAGATCTACAAGCGGGACCTGCGGATCGTCGGCTCGTTCTCGCTGCGCAAGACCTTCCAGGCGGCGCTCGAGCTCCTGGCGCAGCGGGCCATCGACGTGGAGCCGCTCATCGGGCAGCGGATCGGGCTGGACGAGTTTCCCCGGGCCCTGCAGGCCATGGCCCGTGGGGAGGCCCCGGGCAAGATCCTGGTCCAACCGTAACACCGCCCCGGCGGCGCCGGCGGCGGGAGGTGGGCCAGACGCCTCCTCCCTACAGCACGCCCAGCTCTCCGGCCAGGTGGAGCACGGTGTACCGGGAGCGTACCTCCCGGGCGGCTCTCAGGGAATCGGTCACGACGCCGGAGGCGAGGCCGAGCTCTTCCCAGGAGGCCGGCGCGCCGGCCGAGCGCAAGAACGCCTCGAGCGCTTCGGGGGGCGCCAGGAAGGGACGGACGGCAGCGACGGCGTCGTCCCACCGGCTCACGACGTGCGCCCGGCGCCTGGCGATCTCCTCGGAGTCGCGCCCGAAGAGGCGCCACGGCCCGTCGGCCCAGGAGCGCTGCTCCGCGAGCAGCGGCCCTGCCAGCCGGCCGAAGTACCGGGCCACGCGCGCTTCGTGCTGCTCCCGGGACGGCAGGGCAGGAGACGGCCACGCCGCAGGGCCCGTCTCCAGGAGCGCCCGGTACAGGCGCTGTACCATGAGGGTGCCGACCCCGACGCGCTCGCCGTGCAGCGCCGGCTCCCGCCCCTCCAGCAGGTCTCGCATCTCCCAGAAGTGGGCCAGGTGGTGCTCGGCGCCCGAGGCGGGACGGGAATTGCCGACCATGAGCATGGCCACCCCGACCTGCAGCAGGCCGCGCATCAGCGCCTGCACGCGCTCCGGCGCGTGCCACGAGCCACCTCCACCCGGCTCCTTGCGCTCCCAGGCGGAGCGTACGGGCGCCGCCGCCTCTTCCACCATCTGCACGGCCACCGGGCAACGGTACTCGCCGTTGAGCGCCTGCGCCAGCGCCCAATCGGCCAGGGCCGTCCACTTGCCGGAGAGCTCGGCCCACCCCGAGGCCGTGAGCCGGGGCGGCGCGTGCGCGTAGATCTCAGGGTCTGCCACGACCGCCGCCGGGGGCGCGGCCGGGTAGGTCACCCGAACGCCGCCGGCGATCATGGCGGCAACCGACGAGGTAAACCCGTCCACGCTCGCCGCCGTGGGCACCGCCACCAGCGGCACCTCGAGGCGAGAGGCGACAAAGCGCGCCAGGTCCGTGATGGTGCCCGACCCGACGGCCACGACGGCGGCGTCGCGACCCGGAATGTCGAGCGCGAGCCTGCCCAGCGCCTGCTCGTTGGGATGGGGCGGCGGATCTCCCGGGAGCACGGAGGCCGTGAGCCGGATGCCGGCCCGGCCGAGGATGCTGCGCACTCGCTCGCCCGCGGCCCGGTCTGTGTGCTCGTCGGCGATCACCCACGCCGCCCCCGCTCCCAGCCGCTCGAGCACTGCCGGGAGCTCCTCCAGGGCGCCCGGGCGGTTGACCAGCCGCCGCATGGCCACCTCGTGCTCCCGGCCGCACGCGCACCGTACCCGTCCCGGCCGGACCTCCTCGCCCCGCAGGAGCGCCGCCACGGGCTCAGGAAGCCGGTAGTGCTGCATCGTACCCATCCCTTACCCCGCCACCTGCCCGTACTTTTGCCGGTAGGCGCGGTGAGCCCTTTCTACCTCGTGGGCCGGGATGGGCTCGACCTGGCCCCGCAGCATCGCCAGGTGCACCGTCATGGCCACGTCCTCCACCATGACGGCCGCCTTGAGCGCCGCCCACGGATCGGGCCCAACGGTGAAAACGCCGTGCTGCTTGAGCAAAACGGCCGGTGACGAACCGATGTGCTCGACCACCGCCCTCCCGATGGCGTCGCCTCCCACGGGCGCGTAAGGAGCGCACGGCACCGGCCCGCCGAACTCGTCGGCGATGGCCGTGAGCACTACCGGGATGGGCTGGCCCAGCGCGGCAAAGCTGGTGGCGTACGGCGAGTGGGTGTGAACGATCCCGCCCACGTCGGGCCGGTGCCGGTAGATGTACAGGTGGGCCTGGGTGTCCACGGAGGGCCGCAGGCGCCCCTCGACGACCTTCCCGTCCAGGTCCACGACCACGAGGTCCTCCGGGCGCAGCGTCTCGTAACGGACCCCGCTGGGCTTGATCACCACGAGACCGGTCTCGAAATCCCGACCCGAGGCATTGCCGCTGGTCATGGTCACGAGCCGCTGGCGGGGCAACTCCAGGTTGGCCTCCCAGACCGCGCGGCGCAGGGCTTCCAGCATGGCCATCCTCCCAACGTGGCTTCGCCGGCATCGTTACCGAGGATTCGACGATGAGCTATCGCCTCCTGCGGTAGGACGTCCCCGATCCTCTTGACCGCCTCATACCCACCCCGGGGGGAACGACCGGCAGGGCCCGAGGATGGGAGCCGCGAGTCAGTGCTCCAGGCAGGAACTCGCCCGCCGGTCCGGTAACGTTTATTTCGAGGGGGGTGCCCGGTGCCCGAGAAGGCAAGGGTGGTGCGTCCCATCACCTTGCGCGACATCGCCCGCGAGGCAGGGGTCTCCATCAACACCGCCTCCCGAGCGCTGACGGGCAAGCCGGACGTGAGCGACAAGACGCGCCGGCTGGTGCAAGCGGTCGCCGACCGGCTCGACTACCGCCCCAACCAGCTGGCCCGCGGCCTTCGCCAGCGCAAGACGGCGACCATCGGGGTAGTGGTGGCGGATCTGGCCAACCCGTTCTTCGCCGAGGTTGCCGAGGGCATCGAGCGGACGGCCGCGGGCGAGGGCTACAGCATCATCGTGGCCAACACGGAGGAAAACGAGGAGCGAGAGCGGCGGGCAGTGCACACCCTGGTGGAGCGCCAGGTCGACGGCATCCTCATCGCACCCACCCAGAGCTCCGACGCTTCCATCCGCTACCTGCTGCAGCGCCGGATCCCGGTCGTGCTGCTGGCCCGCTTCTTCGAGCACCTGCAGGTGCCGGCGGTCATCAACGACGACCGGGAGGGTGCCCGGCTCGCGGTGCGTCACCTCATCCAGCGGGGCCACCGCGACATCCTCTACCTCAACGGCCCTCCATACAACTCGAGCGCCCGGCTTCGCCTGAGCGGCTATCAGGACGCGCTGCAGGAGGCCGGCATCCCCTTTCGCTCGTCCCTGGTCATCTCGACCGATGCCCGGGCCGCGGGCGGATACGCGGCCATCCAGCAGGCGCTCGCGGCAGGCTTGCCCTTCACCGCGGTCTTCTGCTTCAGCGACTACGTCAGCTTCGGCGCCATCCGGGCGCTTCGCCAGGCGCGCCTCGGTATCCCCAAGGACGTGGCGGTGATGGGGTACGACGACATCGACCTGGCGGGCCTGGTCGAGCCCGCCCTGTCGACGGTGCACATCGCCAAGACGCGGCTCGGCCAGGTGGCCGCCCGCATGCTGATGGGGATGATGGAGCCTTCGGGCAAGCAGGCCGAGCGCGTGGGGGTCACGGTGCTGGCGCCGCAGCTGGTGATCCGAGAAAGTGCATGAAGGCGGGAAAGCGCACGAGAGAGCGAAGGGGGTCGGGGCCGTGGATGCGAGGCGGCGGTTCACCATCGGGATCGACTTCGGTACCCTGTCGGGGCGTGCCATCCTGGTGGACGTGGCCACAGGGGAAGAGGCGGCGACGGCCGTCTACGAGTACGAAAACGGCGTGATCGACGAAGTCCTGCCGGTGGGAGGGCCGCCGCTACCCCCCGACTTCGCTCTGCAGGACCCGGCGGACTACGTCCGCACCGTCGAGCGCACCATTCCGGAGCTCCTGCGTACCTCCGGGGCCAGGCCGGAGCAGGTCGTCGGCGTCGGCATCGACTTCACCTCGTGCACCATGCTGCCCGCTCGCGCCGACGGGACGCCGCTCTGCTTCTTGCCGGAGTTTCGCCCCAACCCCCACGCATGGGTGAAGCTCTGGAAGCACCACGCCGCCCAGGACCACGCCAACCGGCTCAACGCCATCGCCCGCCGGCGCGGCGAGCCGTGGCTGCCCCGCTACGGCGGGAAGATCTCTTCCGAGTGGTTTTTCCCCAAGGTCTGGCAGATCCTCGAGGAAGCGCCGGAGGTCTACGCCGCCGCCGACCGCCTCCTGGAGGCGGCGGACTGGGTCGTCTGGCACCTGACGGGCCACGAGACCCGCAACTCCACCACCGCCGGCTACAAGGCGATCTGGAGCAAGCGGGAGGGGTTTCCTTCCCGGGACTTCTTCGCGGCCCTCGACCCGCGGCTGGCCGACGTCGTCGACCAGAAGATGTCCCGCCGCATCCTCCCGCAAGGCAGCCTCGCGGGGGGCCTGCGGGCGGAAGTCGCGGAGCGGATCGGGTTGCTCCCCGGCACCGCGGTGGCGGTGGGCAACGTGGACGCGCATGTCGCCGTGCCGGCCACCACGGTGGTCTCGCCCCACAAGATGGTCATGGTGATGG is from Limnochorda sp. L945t and encodes:
- a CDS encoding extracellular solute-binding protein, which encodes MLGALSLLLAIGGVAAAAESWWAQAARPYRGVTITGISESTPPSKYMQQVLAPAFEKETGIKVQFEVTSWDQMYDKEIKDMEAGTGVYDFVYIEQDIVYAYLARNFLVDLTEFMKTHPKLVEPELEIGDFTSFINYYKSAESGDIFGIPFESFLKVYVYRKDLFENPQIRSEFKAKYGRDLRPAVNFKEYEQIAEFFTDYGKRHNMQLWGTTVTAGPHPAAFYEMVETIWPSWGVYNWGINTQTWRATTANGGALDSPRAKEAFRWWVSLLKYAPPEATNSTWDEVAASMAAGRAAQGWVYGENVAWIATDASRSRVVGKIGVALPPLYPGVINEAAKGEGYIGYYDGGALGIPHSSRKKEAAFLFIQWVARKAVQGDFAAAGARIVRTSTFDDPKVKAIDPKVDHYFTLMKTAGPLFAGAPPFPFHATIREVMLPYILKGISGELSPEAALDQAAKAVDAELSRLGYGK
- a CDS encoding carbohydrate ABC transporter permease, yielding MAVVSQGIRRERTAWGLLAPTLLILGFTGLLPFVYVLYVGFFDWNVFARVAQLTWAGVANYRQLVFDTDFLASLWRGIRFTLWAVAIEMVLGFALAHLLMKSFRGRGFFRAVHALPLTIAPIAVGATWRLMTLPGFGIVPYWLSRWGIDYNIGRDATQAFFTTVVMDVWHWTPFVTLTLLAGLNALPKEPFEQAQVDGAGPWYILRYLTLPLLRPVLLTALFLRIMDALRIVDEVWMLTGGGPGTATRYAGIHVWRVVFPKTDYGYGSAMSVLLLYFTIVLCWLLMTSITQARKEGAG
- a CDS encoding carbohydrate ABC transporter permease is translated as MRRARLVAGSWRWFKRSGWLYAAWTLLSLVTLFPIYWMLLVSARTRLELFSEPTLVQKSFYAENYIRPLLRDIYGAYLGNSLLVATGNTLVVVVAAVLATYALSRYRVSGAQNIFFWAITNRMAPPAAFMLPLYLLYTRVIRVGDWSLFDTRIGLILAYSVFNLPFAIWLLKGIVDGIPKELDDAAMVDGASLFQVLTSIIVPLAAPGIAITALLSWIFAWNEYLFAATLTSSHARTITTGLAEFVTVVGTNWGEMAAMSVVATLPALVLLGLVQQYIISGLTFGAVRE
- a CDS encoding DUF2160 family membrane protein, giving the protein MSMPSGHPARRAGWQPPSAGGSKEPRPPGWLRMETNLFDRIFIGGVLFVAIHLLWMRFVEAYVPLGLATVLSLALMAAIIRWG
- a CDS encoding zinc-binding dehydrogenase, producing the protein MASAKTMDAVVVHGPRDYRWESRPVPEVGPGEVLVKVLATGICASDVKTFYGARVWGSDDIPAYIEAPVIPGHEFIGQVVALGEGAGEKYGVQVGDLAVSEQIVPCGRCRFCRRGQYWMCQRHDIYGFKKDRAEGSWAQYMKYPANSLVYKVPSDMRPEVAATIEPLACAIHAVERGDIQLGDVVVIAGMGPIGLFMLQVARMKGPGLLIAVDPKPHRLEVARQLGADLVLDPAAEDAVKAVLDRTDGYGCDVYIEASGAGAAIPQGLQMLRRLGTFVEFSVHAGPVAVDWSVIGDVKELNVHGSHLGPYAYPKAIQYLHTGKVTADPIVTHRLPLRQYLQGIEMVHEGNESIKVVLIPD
- a CDS encoding SDR family NAD(P)-dependent oxidoreductase, which encodes MGILDRLRLDGRVALVTGGGQGIGRGFALALAEAGAHVAILDLNEATANAVAGEVRSRGREALVVVGDVTVAADCRRAVQAVVDRWGRLDVGVNNAGVGSWADAEVYPEAEWDRVLAINLKGVFLCAQAEAQVMIPRKYGKIINTASMSAHIVNRPQNQVAYNASKAGVVHLTRTLAAEWARYGIRVNSISPGYIHTPLVESEAVRHLVPRWLEATPLGRLGEVEDLQGAVVYLASEASDFMTGHDLVIDGGYTVW
- a CDS encoding zinc-dependent alcohol dehydrogenase family protein, producing the protein MRAVVMDRPGQVEVREVPVPFIGPHEVLVRVRAAGICGTDVHIFRGEFVPRFPLTPGHEFSGEVEAVGDAVRGFRPGDRVAADPNVYCERCYFCKQNKQNFCENWEAIGVTLPGAFAEYVAVPDASLFPIADGMSFAQGAFTEPLSCVVYGQQRARPPLGGSVLIFGAGPIGLLHQQLAKRNGAGLVVMVDVRRDRLQQAKSLGADHVVPAGDGMEQELRAVAPRGFELVVEATGVPAVVENAIRFVQNDGTLLVFGVSPNESSIRVNPYEIYKRDLRIVGSFSLRKTFQAALELLAQRAIDVEPLIGQRIGLDEFPRALQAMARGEAPGKILVQP
- a CDS encoding sn-glycerol-1-phosphate dehydrogenase, with translation MGTMQHYRLPEPVAALLRGEEVRPGRVRCACGREHEVAMRRLVNRPGALEELPAVLERLGAGAAWVIADEHTDRAAGERVRSILGRAGIRLTASVLPGDPPPHPNEQALGRLALDIPGRDAAVVAVGSGTITDLARFVASRLEVPLVAVPTAASVDGFTSSVAAMIAGGVRVTYPAAPPAAVVADPEIYAHAPPRLTASGWAELSGKWTALADWALAQALNGEYRCPVAVQMVEEAAAPVRSAWERKEPGGGGSWHAPERVQALMRGLLQVGVAMLMVGNSRPASGAEHHLAHFWEMRDLLEGREPALHGERVGVGTLMVQRLYRALLETGPAAWPSPALPSREQHEARVARYFGRLAGPLLAEQRSWADGPWRLFGRDSEEIARRRAHVVSRWDDAVAAVRPFLAPPEALEAFLRSAGAPASWEELGLASGVVTDSLRAAREVRSRYTVLHLAGELGVL
- a CDS encoding L-ribulose-5-phosphate 4-epimerase gives rise to the protein MLEALRRAVWEANLELPRQRLVTMTSGNASGRDFETGLVVIKPSGVRYETLRPEDLVVVDLDGKVVEGRLRPSVDTQAHLYIYRHRPDVGGIVHTHSPYATSFAALGQPIPVVLTAIADEFGGPVPCAPYAPVGGDAIGRAVVEHIGSSPAVLLKQHGVFTVGPDPWAALKAAVMVEDVAMTVHLAMLRGQVEPIPAHEVERAHRAYRQKYGQVAG
- a CDS encoding LacI family DNA-binding transcriptional regulator; translation: MPEKARVVRPITLRDIAREAGVSINTASRALTGKPDVSDKTRRLVQAVADRLDYRPNQLARGLRQRKTATIGVVVADLANPFFAEVAEGIERTAAGEGYSIIVANTEENEERERRAVHTLVERQVDGILIAPTQSSDASIRYLLQRRIPVVLLARFFEHLQVPAVINDDREGARLAVRHLIQRGHRDILYLNGPPYNSSARLRLSGYQDALQEAGIPFRSSLVISTDARAAGGYAAIQQALAAGLPFTAVFCFSDYVSFGAIRALRQARLGIPKDVAVMGYDDIDLAGLVEPALSTVHIAKTRLGQVAARMLMGMMEPSGKQAERVGVTVLAPQLVIRESA
- a CDS encoding ribulokinase — protein: MDARRRFTIGIDFGTLSGRAILVDVATGEEAATAVYEYENGVIDEVLPVGGPPLPPDFALQDPADYVRTVERTIPELLRTSGARPEQVVGVGIDFTSCTMLPARADGTPLCFLPEFRPNPHAWVKLWKHHAAQDHANRLNAIARRRGEPWLPRYGGKISSEWFFPKVWQILEEAPEVYAAADRLLEAADWVVWHLTGHETRNSTTAGYKAIWSKREGFPSRDFFAALDPRLADVVDQKMSRRILPQGSLAGGLRAEVAERIGLLPGTAVAVGNVDAHVAVPATTVVSPHKMVMVMGTSICHMVLDREEHMVEGMCGVVEDGILPGLFGYEAGQSAVGDIFAWYVEQGIPAEYQEQARRRGIGPHELLEEKASRLKPGESGLLALDWWNGNRSVLVDVDLTGMMVGMTLATRPEEIYRALIEGTAFGTRLIMDAFERHGVPIEEVVACGGLPDRNRLLMQIYADVTGREFRVARSSNTSALGSAMFAAVAAGAARGGYDDIVTAAARMAGVRDQVYRPDAESHRIYTELYREYQLLHDYFGRGANDVMKRLKALRARYRASTVRAC